The nucleotide window TGACGGTGCCCGTGACCCGGTCGGCGTCGAAGGCGTGCAGGGGCTGACCGAGCTCGATCATCACGTAGTTGGTGATGTCGACGATGGCCGAGATCGGACGGATCCCGGCGACCATGAGCCGCTTCTGCATCCACCACGGCGAGATGGCCGTCGGGTCGACGCCGGTGATCACCCGTGCGGTGTAGCGCGTCGCGCCGGAGTCCTCGTCGATGGCGACGGGCCACGCCGGGACCGACCCGTCGTCCGGCAGGTCCGCCGATCGCAGTCCCGGATCGACGAACGGCACCCCGAAGCTGCCGGCGAGTTCGCGGCCCAGACCGCGCACCGAGAACGCGTAACCGCGGTCGGGGGTGACGTTCACATCGATCGCGGCGTCGTCGAGTCCGAGGACCTCACGGGCATCGGCGCCCGGTTCGGCGGTGCCCGGCGCGAGTACCAGGATGCCGCTGTGATCGGTACCGATCCCCAGCTCGGAGACCGAGCAGATCATGCCGTCGGAGACCCGGCCGTAGGTCTTGCGTGAGGCGATCTCGAACGGACCGGGGAGCACGACACCGGGCAGGGCGGCGACGATCAGGTCACCTTCGGCGAAGTTGCGCGCGCCGCACACGATCCCGCGCGGCTCGGCCTCACCGACGGCGACCGTGCAGAACCGGATCGGCTTCTTGAACTCGGTGAGTTCCTCGATCGTCTCCACGCGACCGATCACGAGCGGACCGGTGATCTCCGGGAACGCCTCGATGTCCTCGATCTCGAACCCGACGCGAACGAATCCCGCGTCGATCTCCTCGGTGGTCGCCGACCACTGCGGGTCGCCGGATCGGAGGACCTCGGTGTACCAGGACTGTGGTGCACGCACTGTGTATCAACTACTTTCGTCGCGTCGTGAGAAGTCGGCGGAGGTGCGGCCGCGTGGTGTCAGGCGGCCGGACCGAACGGGAGGGTGAAACGGATGTCACCCTCGACCATGTCGCGCATGTCGGAGATGTCGTTGCGGAACTGCAGGGTGCGCTCCAGACCCATGCCGAAGGCGAAGCCGGAGTAGACGTCGGGATCGATACCGCTGGCGCGCAACACATTCGGATTGACCATGCCGCAACCGCCCCACTCGACCCAGCCCGGCCCGCCCTTCTTGGCGGGGAACCACACGTCGACCTCGGCGGAGGGTTCGGTGAACGGGAAGTAGCTCGCCCGCATACGGGTCGTCGTCTCCGGTCCGAAGAGCGCTCGGGCGAAGGTCTCGAGGGTGCCGCGCAGATTGGCGAGCGTGAGCCCCTTGTCGACGGCGAGGCCCTCGATCTGATGGAACACCGGCGTGTGGGTGGCGTCGAGTTCGTCGGTCCGGAACGTACGGCCGGGACAGGCGACGTAGATGGGCAGGTCGCGGCTCAGCATCGACCGCACCTGCACCGGCGAGGTGTGCGTCCGCAGGACCTGACGAGACCCCTCGGGCGCGATGTAGAAGGTGTCCTGCATGGACCGGGCGGGATGATCCGGAAGGAAGTTGAGCGCGTCGAAGTTGTAGTGCTCGGTCTCGACCTCCGGGCCCTCCGCGATCTCCCAGCCCATCCCGACGAACACGTCGGCCACCTGCTCGGCGATGACGGTGATGGGATGACGTGCACCCACCGGACGCCGCCCACTCGGCAACGTCACGTCGATGGATTCGGCGACGAGGACCGCCGCGTCGCGCTCGGCGTCGAGGACTGCGGTGCGCGCCTCCAGAGCCGCCGACACCCGGCCGCGGACCTGATTGACCAGTTTGCCCGCCTCCGAGCGCTGGTCCTTGGGAATCGAACCCAGCGCGCGGCGGGCGAGAGCGATCGGCGAGCGGTCACCGAGGTGCGCCGACTTGGCCGCGGCGAGCTGATCGAGATCTACCGCCGCCTCGAAGGCCGCGATCGCCGCGGATGCGGCCGCCTCGAGGTCGTCGGGTCCCGGGAATGCCGTTGCGTCGGCGGAAGTGGCCACGGTGGGCGTGCTCCTCATGCGTCGATCGGTGGATGGTGGGCCACCGTCGTCCCGCTGCGCACGCTGACCCAGCGGCACACCTCGGGTGCCGACGATGACTCCCGTCGAGGGTAGTCGACTACCGCGACGCGCTGACCTGCCGGGAGCCCCGTCTCCGGGAAGCAACTCCCGCCGTGGTCCGGCGACCGGCGGGAACCGCCAGCCCACGAGCGGCGACGGCACACACGAGGCCCACGACCAGCCACCACACGCCTCCACCGGCCAGTCCGGCACGCGCGACCATCAGGATCGCCACGCCGACACCGGCCAGCAGCATCAGCAGGGTCGCATTCCGCAGCGGCCCGCTGCGTCGGGCAACGGGATCGTCCCACCACGGCAGGGGCCGGTTCTCCAGCGGCGACAGCACCCCGACCACCGGGATCATGGCCGCGAGCAGCAGCAGGGTCTGCACACCGACGACGGCCCCGAACGATGCCGACCCGACATCGGCACGGTCGACACCGAGCGCAGCACCGGTCCCGATGATCGCCGCGAGCACCGGCAGATGCCACAGATAGAGCGTCATCGCACCCCGGTTGCCCAGCACCACCCACCACCAGACATTCGGACGGCCGACGACGACCGCGAGGAACCGGCGCACGGCGATCGCGCCCGCGCACAACACGATCGCGTGGCCGGCGAGCAGCAGGCTCGGCGGACTCATGTTGGACAACTGCTGGCCCGGCACGGTCACGAGCGAGACCTCGTACGGCCCCCACGAGACGAGGGCGAGGTCGGCGACGAGCGCGCCGACGGCCACCGCGAGTGCCGTGGCGGGTCGGAGGATCTTCTTGGCGTAGGCGACTCCGAGGACAGCGGGGATCGTCCACACGGTGAGGAAGTTCAGGTAGCCCAGTGCGGCGGGACCGTCCGCCAGTCGGACGGCGTCGACGATCGCCGTACTCCCCCAACAGAACGCCAGAGCGAGCGCCACGCCACCACCGGAGGAGAGCCGTTGCAGAAACGGGACGACGGCCAGCACGAGCAGGTAGGCGCCGAGAAACCACAGCAACTGCACCCCGAGACGCGCGACGACGTCGGCCGCTGCCGAGGCACCGATGCGGGACAGGACGGCGTACACGGCCCCGACGGTTCCGAGGTACCAGAAGACCGGGCGCAACAAGCGCTGCGACCGCCCGAACAGCCACTGCCCCGCCGTCGGGATGTCGGCGGGGCCGCGTGAGGTCCAGCCGAGGGTCGCCGCGGCGGCCCCGGCGAAGAAGAACAGCGGCAGCACCTGCAGCACCCAGGTCGCCGGCTGCAATGCGGGCACGTCGCCGAGCGTGTTGCCCAGATGGATCGCGCCGTCGGCGACCTCGACGGTGAGCATGATCGAGTGGCCGCCGACGACCACGACGAGCGAGACGATGCGGAGGAGGTCGACGACGCGATCACGGTTGCCGGTGAGAGCGTCGAGGTCACGGGTACCCGGCAGACCGGTCGACTCCGGTCGTCCGGATTCGGTGCTGAGCATGCCATCAGTCTCGGCAGCGGCGGCCGCGACGACCTGAGCAGAACTACTCGGTCGGGGTCAGCAATTCCCGTGTCGCCGGACGCCGGCCGGAACGTCTGGACACCACCTGTGCCCGTGGCGGCCCGGTTCGAGAAACCGGACCGCCGGGGCTGTGACGCTACTTGCCGAAGCCGGCTCGCTTGAGCGCGTCGGCCATCGCTCCGCTGGGCGCCGGCCGCCGATCGTTGCGATTCCCGCCTCGATTGGCCTGACCTCCCCGGCCACCCTGCCCGGCCGGGTTGCCGCGACCGCCGCCGCGCTGGTCGTTCTTACGCGGCTGCCCGCCGCCGCGCGGAGAGTCCTCACGCGCCTGACCGCGAGGTGCGCGGGCAGGCTTGCCATCGCTCCCCGGCTCGTCGTCGAGCCGGAGCGACAAGCCGATGCGCTTGCGTTCGACGTCGACGTCCATGACCTTCACCTTCACGATGTCACCGGACTTGACGACCTCGTGGGGGTCGGAGACGAAGCGGTGCGCCATCGCGGAGACGTGGACGAGTCCGTCCTGGTGGACACCCACGTCGACGAACGCACCGAAAGCGGCCACGTTGGTGACCTGACCTTCGAGGACCATGCCCGGGGTGAGGTCGGAGACCTTCTTGATACCGGTGGCGAAGGTGGCGGTCTTGAACTCCGGACGCGGGTCGCGTCCCGGCTTGTCCAGTTCGGCGATGATGTCGACGACGGTCGGACGACCGAACGTCTCGTCGACGAACTCCTCGGGACGCAGCGTGGTGAGGGTCGCGGTGTCTCCGATCAGCGACCGGACATCGGTGCCCACCTTCTCGATGATGCGAGTGACGACCGGATACGCCTCGGGGTGCACGCTCGACGCGTCGAGCGGATTGTCGCCGTCGGCGATGCGCAGGAAGCCTGCGCACTGTTCGAACGCCTTGGGTCCGAGTCGGGGTACAGCGGTGATCTGCTTGCGATTCCGAAACGCGCCGTTGGTGTCACGATGCGCGACAATCGATTCCGCGAGACCGGCGGTGATGCCGGAGACCCGGGACAGCAGGGGCACCGAGGCGGTGTTCACGTCGACGCCCACCGCGTTCACCGCGTCTTCGACGACCGCGCCGAGCGAGCGCGCGAGCAGGGTCTCGGAGATGTCGTGCTGGTACTGGCCGACCCCGATGGACTTCGGGTCGATCTTCACGAGCTCTGCGAGCGGGTCCTGGAGTCGACGCGCGATCGAGACCGCGCCGCGGATGGAGACGTCGAGGTCGGGCAGCTCCTTCGAGGCGTAGGCCGACGCGGAGTACACCGAGGCACCGGCCTCGGACACGACGACACTCGTCGGCGGAGTCTTGCCGGCCGCCTTGATCGCGGACAGCAGTTCCCCGGCGAGCGCGTCGGTCTCCCGCGAGGCGGTGCCGTTGCCGATGGCGATGAGTTCGACGCCATGCTTCTCGACCAGCGCGCCCAGCACGGCCAGCGAGCCGGACTTGTCACGCCGGGGCTCGTGGGGGTAGATCGTCGCGGTGTCCACGACCTTGCCGGTCGCGTTCACGACGGCGACCTTCACACCGGTCCGCAGACCCGGATCGAGCCCCATGGTCGTGCGCGATCCGGCGGGCGCGGCCAGCAGGAGGTCTTTGAGGTTCGTCGCGAACACGGCGACCGCATCCGCTTCCGCGGCCTGACGCAGCCGCATCCGGACATCGAGGGACAACCCGACGAAGAGCTTGGTGCGCCATGCCCATCGCACCGTGTCGACAAGCCAGCGGTCGGCGGGACGGCCCTGATCGGAGATGCCGAAACGGGCGGCGATCCGCTGCTCGTACGGCCCGGGGCCGGCGGGCCGGTCGCCAGCCTCGGGATCGGCGTCGAGAGTGACCGAGAGGATCTCCTCGCGCTCCCCGCGCAGCACCGCCAGGACCCGATGCGACGGCAGCGAGGTGAACGGTTCGGAGAACTCGAAGTAGTCGGCGAACTTGGCGCCGGCCGACTCCTTGCCCTCGCGAACCGCGGTGCGCAGCACTCCCGTCTGCCACATCAGTTCGCGGAGTTCACCGACCAGGTCGGCGTCCTCGGCGAACCGCTCCACCGCGATCGCCCGAGCACCGTCGAGTTGCTCGGCGGTGAAGGTCGACGGGTCCGTCGTCGGGTCCGAGAGCAACGCATCGGCCACGGGCTCGTGGCCGGCCTCGCGCGCGATCTGGGCCTTGGTGCGGCGCTTGGGCTTGTAGGGAAGGTAGATGTCCTCGAGGCGCGCCTTGGTGTCGGCCTCGAGGATGCGTGCGTCGAGAGCGGCGTCGAGCTTGCCCTGCGCGGCGATCGATTCGCGGACCGCCTGACGTCGGGCTTCGAGGTCGCGCAGGTAGCCGAGACGCTCGTCGAGCGTGCGGAGTTGCGCGTCGTCGAGACCACCGGTGGCCTCCTTGCGGTACCGGGCGACGAACGGAACGGTCGATCCACCGTCGAGCAGTTCGATCGCCGCCCGCACCTGGCCGACGCCCACACCGAGCTCGGTGGCGATCGCCAAGGCGATGCGGGAGTTCACGACCGCGGGATCGGGCGCGGGCACCGTCTGCGGTGCGGCGGCCGGCGAGCCGGGGGTCGCGGGCGCGGGTTCGGGGGCGGAGTCGGGTGACACAGTTTCTGACACGATCGCCGACCCTACCGGCCGACTCGGACAGCGGTCAGACGCGACCCGCCGCGCGGTGGACGCGAGCGCTCTCGTACAGACAGATGGCCGCCGCGGCAGCGACATTCAGGCTCTCCGCGCGACCGCGGATCGGAATGGACACGCGATGGTCGGCCGAGCGCTGAGTGTGCGGCGGCAGCCCGTGCGCCTCGTTGCCGAAGAGCCAGGCGACGCGGCCGGCGAGGATGTCGCCGGCGGAGTCCAGGTCGACCTCGCCGTCGGCCGCCGTGGCGAGCAGCGTGACACCGGCCGCGCGAATGGCGTCGAGCGCGTCCTCGACGGACCGCTCGCGCACCACGGGCACCGTGAACACGCTTCCCGCACTCGCCCGGACGCACTTGCCGTTGTGCGGATCGACGGCGTCGCCCAGCAGGACGACGGCGTCGGCGCCCATCGCGTCGGCGCACCTGATCAGCGTCCCCGCATTGCCGGGCTCACGGGCCTCGACGGCGATCGCCAGGAGCCGGGGTTCACCGGCGAGAGCGGACCCGAGCGGAACGTCGAGAAGCGGACAGATCGCGAAGATGCCTGCGGGCGTGGATGTCTCAGCGAGTTTGGACGCGGCACGGTCGGTGATCACCGACACCGGTATGCCGGCCGCCGTGGCGGTCTCGACGAGAGCGCGGTGGCGGTGGTGCTCCTCGTCGGCGATCAGGAGCGCCTCGACCCGTCCGACGGAGAGCGCCGACGCGACGGCATTCGCCCCTTCGGCGAGGAAGCGACCCTGCTCCCGCCGCTCGGCGGCGCGATGCAGCTTCGCATACGACACGACCCGCGAGGATCGCTCGGACAGGATCTCCGTCATCGGAGGCTCGTCCGCGCGACTCGCGGGTCGTGGGTGCTGGGGCGCAATCAGGCAGCCGGGGCGTTGACGTCGGCCGGCAGTGCCTTGCGGGCGACCTCGACCAGACCGGTGAAGGCCTCGGGATCGGTCACGGCGATGTCGGCGAGCACCTTGCGGTCGACCTCGACACCAGCGGCCTTCAGGCCCTGGATGAGTCGGTTGTAGGTGATGTCGTTGGCGCGGGCCGCGGCGTTGATACGCGAGATCCACAGCTTGCGGAACTCACCCTTGCGCGCGCGACGGTCGCGGTAGGCGTAGTTCAGCGAGTGGAGCTGCTGCTCCTTCGCCTTGCGGTACAGGCGCGACCGCTGTCCGCGGTAGCCCTTGGAGGCCTCGAGGGTGGACCGACGCTTCTTCTGGGCGTTGACGGCCCTTTTCACGCGTGCCATGTGTTAGATCCTTTTGCTTGTCAGATGTCTGGGGTCGCTGGCGTCAGCGGTTGAGCAGTCGCTTGATGCGCGGGGCGTCGTTCTCGCTGACGACGGTGGTGCCGTCGAGACGACGGGTGCGCTTGGACGACTTGTGCTCGAGCAGGTGGCGGCGGTTGGCCTTCTGGCGGACGATCTTTCCGCTGCCGGTCACCTTGAAGCGCTTCGCGGTGCCCTTGTGGGTCTTGCTCTTCGGCATGTTCTTCCTTCTCTCGGGCGAACTCGGGCACCGGACCTGGCGAGGTCCGGTGTGTACCGGGTTCGCGTGTCGTGATCTCGGCCGGAACGGTTCGGACTCTCGTCCGGCCGATCGACTCAGTTCTCGTCCGCGGCGGCCTTCGGGCCACCGGAACGTTCACGGCTCTCTTGCGCCTTCTGGCGGGTCTTCGCGCCCTTGTGCGGGGCGAGGACCATCGTCATGTTGCGACCGTCCTGCTTGGCCGACGTCTCGACGAAGCCGTAGTCGGCGACGTCGTTGCCCAGGCGCTGCAACAGTCGGTAGCCGAGCTCGGGACGGGACTGCTCGCGGCCGCGGAACATGATGGTGACCTTCACCTTGGATCCCGCCTCGAGGAACCGGATGACGTGACCCTTCTTGGTCTCGTAATCGTGGTCGTCGATCTTGGGACGGAGCTTCTGCTCCTTGATGACGGTCATCTGCTGATTGCGACGCGATTCGCGCTGCTTCTGGGCCGCTTCGTACTTGAACTTGCCGTAGTCCATGATCTTGCAGACCGGCGGACGGGCGTCCGGAGCCACCTCGACCAGGTCGAGATCGGCCTCGTAGGCCAAGCGAAGCGCATCTTCAACACGCACGATGCCCACCTGCTCCGAGTTGGGTCCGACGAGTCGGACCTCAGGGACGCGGATGCGCTCGTTGATGCGGGTCTCAGTGCTGATGGGGCCTCCTTGTTCAATCCTGCAGTGGTAACCGTCGCGTCGTGGCGAGGGACGTATGCAAGAGAACCTGCGGGACACCTCAGCAAGGAAGCCCCGGGACTGTTGTCCGCGGGGCTCCGATACCGACCGGTTCGCAACGCGGATGCCATCACTGACACACGTTGCCGCCGATGTACAGCTCAGCATCGAAAGATGCGATCTGCGACGATCGGCGTGAACCGGACCGTGCAACTGCGAGTGACCTCGCGTCGAACGGTGGGAGCGGAACTCCACTTACGACCCCGGCGCATACCAGGGCGGTCGTGCTATGGGAGTCTAACAGCCATGGCCGAGAACTCCTATTCGTCACCTGCACCGTTACCCCCGGAAGGTGCGACGGGTGGCGGCGCCGACACGGAAGATGCAGCGCACACCGATCCGGACAACGTCCGTGACCTGGGCGATATTCCGGCCATCGAGGTCATCACCCGGTCCATCGTCATGCTGATGAGTGCGGCGGCCGAGAAGCTCGGACTGGCCGAGGGCACCCCCGCCGACCGCATCGACCTCCCCGAGGCCCGCACCCTGATCACCGCCCTGGCCGGCATCGTCGACGCGTCGAAGGCCGATCTCGGCATCCATGCCGCGCCCATCCGTGACGGCCTGAAGAGCCTGCAGCTGGCGTTCCGGGAGGCGAGTGCCTACCCGGACGAGCCCGGCGAGGGCCCGGGCGAGAAGTACACCGGTCCGGTTCGCGCGCCTCGGCGGTAGCGGTTCCTGCTGGTTGAGCAGGCGAGGAGCGTAGCGACGAAGCCCGCACTCCTGCTGGTTGAGCAGGCGAGGAGCGTAGCGACGAGCCGTGTCGAAACCCTCTACCCTGGACTCATGACGAATGCCGATGAGCCCGGGGGATCCGACGAGATCGTCGATGCCGAGATCGTGCCGACCGCCCCGGTACCGGGAGCGTTCCCCGATCCGAACTACTCCGACAGCGGCGTCCCGACCTTCGATTTCGTCCGCGACAAGATCGAGAACCGGATCACGACCGCGATCGGTTCCCAGGAGCTCGCGGAGGCCAGTCCGGAAGGACACAGCGTCGACGAGATGATGCGCAAGCGCGACGAGGCCGCGAAGAAACGTCTCGATGAGATCCGCAAGTCGATGGGCAAGTAGGCCCGGCAACACTTACACGGAATCGCCACTTCCCCGCAGACGCACAGGTTGTGACCAGCGCTGCTGCAACGGAAGTGGCGATTCTGTCCGGTGGGTCAGCCGACCGACGCCACCGCGTGGTCGATGTCGACGATCTCGGCCAGGAACTTGCCGGTGTGGCTGCCCGGGGTCGCCGCGATGTCCTCCGGGACACCTTCGGCGACGACGGTCCCGCCGCCTGCGCCGCCCTCGGGTCCCATGTCGATGACCCAGTCGGCCGTCTTGATGACGTCGAGGTTGTGCTCGATCACGATGACCGTGTTGCCCTTGTCGACCAGGCCGTTGATCACGGCGAGCAGCTTCTTGATGTCCTCGAAGTGAAGCCCGGTGGTGGGTTCGTCGAGGATGTAGACGGTCCGGCCCATCGACCGCTTCTGCAACTCGGCGGCCAGCTTGACGCGCTGCGCCTCGCCACCGGACAGGGTCGGTGCCGGCTGTCCGAGCCGGACGTAACCGAGACCGACGTCGACGAGTGTCTTGAGGTAGCGGTGGATCGACGTGACGGGTTCGAAGAAGTCGGCTGCCTCTTCGATCGGCATGTCGAGGACCTCGGAGATGGTCTTGCCCTTGTAGTGCACTTCGAGGGTCTCCCGGTTGTAGCGCGCACCGTGGCAGACCTCGCACGGGACGTAGACGTCCGGCAGGAAGTTCATCTCGATCTTGATCGTGCCCTCGCCGGTGCACGCCTCGCAGCGGCCGCCCTTGACGTTGAACGAGAACCGGCCCGGTTGGTAG belongs to Gordonia sp. KTR9 and includes:
- the pheS gene encoding phenylalanine--tRNA ligase subunit alpha, translated to MATSADATAFPGPDDLEAAASAAIAAFEAAVDLDQLAAAKSAHLGDRSPIALARRALGSIPKDQRSEAGKLVNQVRGRVSAALEARTAVLDAERDAAVLVAESIDVTLPSGRRPVGARHPITVIAEQVADVFVGMGWEIAEGPEVETEHYNFDALNFLPDHPARSMQDTFYIAPEGSRQVLRTHTSPVQVRSMLSRDLPIYVACPGRTFRTDELDATHTPVFHQIEGLAVDKGLTLANLRGTLETFARALFGPETTTRMRASYFPFTEPSAEVDVWFPAKKGGPGWVEWGGCGMVNPNVLRASGIDPDVYSGFAFGMGLERTLQFRNDISDMRDMVEGDIRFTLPFGPAA
- a CDS encoding acyltransferase family protein; amino-acid sequence: MLSTESGRPESTGLPGTRDLDALTGNRDRVVDLLRIVSLVVVVGGHSIMLTVEVADGAIHLGNTLGDVPALQPATWVLQVLPLFFFAGAAAATLGWTSRGPADIPTAGQWLFGRSQRLLRPVFWYLGTVGAVYAVLSRIGASAAADVVARLGVQLLWFLGAYLLVLAVVPFLQRLSSGGGVALALAFCWGSTAIVDAVRLADGPAALGYLNFLTVWTIPAVLGVAYAKKILRPATALAVAVGALVADLALVSWGPYEVSLVTVPGQQLSNMSPPSLLLAGHAIVLCAGAIAVRRFLAVVVGRPNVWWWVVLGNRGAMTLYLWHLPVLAAIIGTGAALGVDRADVGSASFGAVVGVQTLLLLAAMIPVVGVLSPLENRPLPWWDDPVARRSGPLRNATLLMLLAGVGVAILMVARAGLAGGGVWWLVVGLVCAVAARGLAVPAGRRTTAGVASRRRGSRQVSASR
- a CDS encoding Tex family protein: MSPDSAPEPAPATPGSPAAAPQTVPAPDPAVVNSRIALAIATELGVGVGQVRAAIELLDGGSTVPFVARYRKEATGGLDDAQLRTLDERLGYLRDLEARRQAVRESIAAQGKLDAALDARILEADTKARLEDIYLPYKPKRRTKAQIAREAGHEPVADALLSDPTTDPSTFTAEQLDGARAIAVERFAEDADLVGELRELMWQTGVLRTAVREGKESAGAKFADYFEFSEPFTSLPSHRVLAVLRGEREEILSVTLDADPEAGDRPAGPGPYEQRIAARFGISDQGRPADRWLVDTVRWAWRTKLFVGLSLDVRMRLRQAAEADAVAVFATNLKDLLLAAPAGSRTTMGLDPGLRTGVKVAVVNATGKVVDTATIYPHEPRRDKSGSLAVLGALVEKHGVELIAIGNGTASRETDALAGELLSAIKAAGKTPPTSVVVSEAGASVYSASAYASKELPDLDVSIRGAVSIARRLQDPLAELVKIDPKSIGVGQYQHDISETLLARSLGAVVEDAVNAVGVDVNTASVPLLSRVSGITAGLAESIVAHRDTNGAFRNRKQITAVPRLGPKAFEQCAGFLRIADGDNPLDASSVHPEAYPVVTRIIEKVGTDVRSLIGDTATLTTLRPEEFVDETFGRPTVVDIIAELDKPGRDPRPEFKTATFATGIKKVSDLTPGMVLEGQVTNVAAFGAFVDVGVHQDGLVHVSAMAHRFVSDPHEVVKSGDIVKVKVMDVDVERKRIGLSLRLDDEPGSDGKPARAPRGQAREDSPRGGGQPRKNDQRGGGRGNPAGQGGRGGQANRGGNRNDRRPAPSGAMADALKRAGFGK
- a CDS encoding TrmH family RNA methyltransferase, which produces MTEILSERSSRVVSYAKLHRAAERREQGRFLAEGANAVASALSVGRVEALLIADEEHHRHRALVETATAAGIPVSVITDRAASKLAETSTPAGIFAICPLLDVPLGSALAGEPRLLAIAVEAREPGNAGTLIRCADAMGADAVVLLGDAVDPHNGKCVRASAGSVFTVPVVRERSVEDALDAIRAAGVTLLATAADGEVDLDSAGDILAGRVAWLFGNEAHGLPPHTQRSADHRVSIPIRGRAESLNVAAAAAICLYESARVHRAAGRV
- the rplT gene encoding 50S ribosomal protein L20 — translated: MARVKRAVNAQKKRRSTLEASKGYRGQRSRLYRKAKEQQLHSLNYAYRDRRARKGEFRKLWISRINAAARANDITYNRLIQGLKAAGVEVDRKVLADIAVTDPEAFTGLVEVARKALPADVNAPAA
- the rpmI gene encoding 50S ribosomal protein L35 is translated as MPKSKTHKGTAKRFKVTGSGKIVRQKANRRHLLEHKSSKRTRRLDGTTVVSENDAPRIKRLLNR
- the infC gene encoding translation initiation factor IF-3, with the protein product MRPSPRRDGYHCRIEQGGPISTETRINERIRVPEVRLVGPNSEQVGIVRVEDALRLAYEADLDLVEVAPDARPPVCKIMDYGKFKYEAAQKQRESRRNQQMTVIKEQKLRPKIDDHDYETKKGHVIRFLEAGSKVKVTIMFRGREQSRPELGYRLLQRLGNDVADYGFVETSAKQDGRNMTMVLAPHKGAKTRQKAQESRERSGGPKAAADEN
- a CDS encoding DUF1844 domain-containing protein; translation: MAENSYSSPAPLPPEGATGGGADTEDAAHTDPDNVRDLGDIPAIEVITRSIVMLMSAAAEKLGLAEGTPADRIDLPEARTLITALAGIVDASKADLGIHAAPIRDGLKSLQLAFREASAYPDEPGEGPGEKYTGPVRAPRR